The Micromonospora siamensis genome contains the following window.
CGCGATCAGCAGCAGCCACCACAGCACCGCCGGTACGCCGAGGAAGGGCTCCGGGTCGGCGGTGAAGGCGATCGGGTTGTCGGCGTCGACCAGCCCGACCTTGATCAGCAGCCCGTTGATCAGTCCCTGCCCGTCGGTGCGGTAGATCTGCTGCCACATCACCGCGATGACGACCAGTGACAGCACCTGCGGGAAGAAGAAGACGACCTTGTAGAGGCCGGAGCCGAACACCCCCCGGATGCCGGCCCTGTCCTCGCGTCCGCCCACGTTGAGCAGGAACGCGAGGAACAAGGCCAGCCCGATGGTGAACAGCGGCACGGTGATCAGGAAGAACACGTTGTGCCAGAAGGCCTTGCGGATCAGCTCGTCGGACAGCAGCCGGACGTAGTTGTCCAGCCCGACGAACTCCTGCCGGTCGGAGTACCCTCCCCAGTCGGTCAGCGAGTAGCCGGCCGCCTGGGCGAAGGGCCACACCACGTAGAAGAGGTACAGCGCGACGGGCAGGGCCAGGAAGCCCGTGACGAAACGCGCGACACCGTGCCGCATGGGACTCACTTCCTCGTTCAGCGTCAGGCGGTGCGGGTCTGCTTCTTGATCGACGAGTCCTTGGCGACCTTGTCGGCCGCCTGCTGCATCCGGTCGACGAACTGCTGCGCGGTGAGCCGGCCGGCCATCAGCTCCTCGGAGAGGTTCTGGCTCTCCTTGTCCAGGTCGGCGTAGAAGTCCCAGAACTTGGTCTTGATCAGGTCCTTGGGGGCGTTCTTCATCAGCTCGTTGGCGGTGGACAGCGCCGAGTCCTGCACGTTGTCGCCGGAGCCCTTGGTGGAGGCCAGCGACTTGGTCAGCTCGGCGTACTTCGCCGAGCCGGCCTTGGAGAGCACCGCCCGCAGGAACTCCTTGGCGGCGGCCTTGTTCGGCGCCTTGCTCGGCACCACCAGGCCCTCGCCGGCGCCGGCGAAGACGTCCTTGGGCGCCTTGTCGCTGGCGCCGAGGCCCCAGTAGTCCGACAGCTTCATCTCGAAGCCCGGCGGGATGGTGGAGGCCATCTCGTTCTTCAGCCAGGTGCCGACCTGGATGAAGGCGGCCTTGCCGTCCAGCCACGCCTGCTGCGACTGGGTGTGGTTGAGCTTGCCCGGCAGCAGCAGCTTGTCCTTGACCAGCTTCTCCCAGGCCTGGAGCGCCGGCAGGATCCCGTCGGCCTTCCAGGCGTTCTCCTTGAGGTTGTCGATGTCGACCACGGCCTGCTTGCCGGCGGACTTCCAGATGGTCGCCATCAGCGCCCAGCGCGGGTAGTAGCCGTGCACCGCGTCGTGGACGTACGGCGCGATGCCCTTGGCCTTGATCTTCGGCGCGAGGGCGAAGAACTCGTCGAAGGTGGTCGGCGGGGTCCAGCCCTCCTTGTCGAAGAGCGCGCCGTTGTACCAGTTGCCCCAGACCGTGAAGGCCACGTTGACGACGTAGAACTTGCCGTCGAAGGTGCCGTCCTCGCGGGTGCCGGGCAGCAGGGTGTCGCCCACCGTGCCGCCGCCCTCCCAGGCCGGCGCGGCGAGCACGTCGTCCAGCGGCTCGATCGCGCCCTCGTTGATCAGCGTGCTGATGTCCATCATGTCGGCGCCGGAGTTCATCACCAGGTCGCTCGGCTGGGTGGCCATCTTCGGCTGCTCTTCGGTCTTGATCTTCTGGGTGGAGCTCATGTTGACCGTGACGTTCGGGTGCTTGCCGTTGAAGACGACCTTGTCCTCCTTGGCCCACTGGTCGCCGAGGCCGCCGTTGAAGATGACCACCTTGACCGCGCTGCCGTCCTTGACGCCGAACGGGTTGTCCGCGCTGGTGGTCCCGCCACCGCTCTCGGTGGACTTGGCCGGCTCGCTGCCGGCGCAGGCGCTGAGCAGGCCGGCGGCCGGGGTGACGAGCAGGCCCGCCGCGGCGGCGCGGCGCAGCAGGGAACGGCGGCTCAGGTCGGCCGGGTTCTCGGGGATAACCGCCATCTCGATCTCTCCTTGTGGTGTTGGGGCGAGGTGGAATGCGTCCGCGATCACGGGGTGACCCCCTTCGCGGCCTTGTGCCCGTCGACGGCCTGGGCGGTACGCCGGAAGGCCGCGTGGGCGCGGTCGTGGGTGCGCTGGGCGACCGCGATGTAGAGCAGGTCGAGCACCACCAGCTGGGGATGCCGCGCGGAGAGCGCGTCGGGCCGGAAGCTGGTGGCCTGGCTGGCGGTGAGGAGCACGACGTCGGCCAGCTCGGCCAGGGGCGAGCGGGGGAAGCCGGTCAACGCGACGGTGGTGGCGCCGCGGCTGCCCGCCTCGGCGAGCATCTCGATGGTCTCCCGGGTCTGCCCGGTGTGTGAGACCCCGAGGCCGACGTCGCCGGGGCCGAGCAGCGCGGCCCCGGCCAGCCCCTCGTGCACGTCGCTCCAGGCCCACACGGCCACTCCGATGCGGTGCAGGCTGGCCTGCATCTCGGTGCCGACCAGGGCGCTGCCGCCGGCGCCGAAGATGGCGACCCGGGTGGCCCCGGCGATCGCCGTGGCGGCCCGCTCGACCTCGGCGAGGTCGAGCCGGGCGGCGGTGTCGTGCATGGCCCGGGTGTCGGCGGCCATGATCTGGTCGAGTACGCGGGACAGCGGGTCGCCGGGCTCGATCTCGCGCCCGATGTCCACGGTCCAGCCGGCCGAGCGGGCCCGCCCCGTCTCGGCGGCGATGCCGAGGCGCAGGTCGGCGTAGCCGTCGAAGCCCATCGCCCGACAGAACCGGGTGATCGTGGCCGGCGACGTGCCGCTGCGCTCGGCCAGCTCCACGATGGTCGCCCGGGCCGCCGCCTCCGGGTCGCTGAGCACGTGCTCGGCGACCCGGCGCAGCGCCCCGGTCAGCTCCTCCGTGCCGGCCCGGACCCTGACCAGCACGCCCTCGGCGACGGTGGCGCCCGTCGCGCCCCGCCGCTCCGCCACGTCGGCGTCGACCAGGGCGGTCCCCGCGCCGGTGTCCACCTCGTGTTCGGCCATCGAGAGCCTTTCGGAAAGAGTGTTAACTGTTAGTGGTAAAAGTTCTTACTGAAGGCCCCTTCCTGTCAAGAGCGTGGGCGAAGTTTTCAAACCGTTACCTGGGACACACCGTCGACCGGGCCGCCGGTCTTGCCCGCCGACGCGGCGCCGACCAGCATGAATGCTTCCCACACCCGAGCCAGGGAGGCCGCACCGGATGTCCGGCACCATCGTGGTCGGCCTCGACGTCGGGGGTACGTCCACCCGCGCGGTCGCCCTCACCCTGACCGGCGAGCGGGTCGGCAGTGGCCGGGCCGGCGGCGGGAATCCGACCACCCACGGCGCCGACGCGGCCGCCACGCAGCTGCTCGCCGCGCTGAACGCCGCACTGGCCGACGTGGACACCGCCGCCGTGCGCGCCGGCACCATCGGGCTCGCCGGGGCGGGCCGGCTGCTCGCCGACCCCGACGGCCGGGCCGCCTTCGACCGGGCCTGGCGCGAGGCGGGCCTGCGCTGCCCGTACGCGGTGCACGGCGACGCCCTGGTCGCGTACGCCTCGGGCAGCCCGGCCCCGGACGGCACGGTGCTCGTCGCCGGCACCGGCGCGATCGCCGCGCAGGTCCGCGACCTGCGCCTGGACCGGGTGGCCGACGGGCA
Protein-coding sequences here:
- a CDS encoding carbohydrate ABC transporter permease, yielding MRHGVARFVTGFLALPVALYLFYVVWPFAQAAGYSLTDWGGYSDRQEFVGLDNYVRLLSDELIRKAFWHNVFFLITVPLFTIGLALFLAFLLNVGGREDRAGIRGVFGSGLYKVVFFFPQVLSLVVIAVMWQQIYRTDGQGLINGLLIKVGLVDADNPIAFTADPEPFLGVPAVLWWLLLIAVWSGAGFYMVLFSAAMQSIPKDIYEAALLDGASRFHTFFRITLPLLRDTISVAWVYLGFIALDMYALVFVMTPSQGGPDHASEIFASVLNFTAFQKGQFGYACAMGVALAIFTILLAAAQLRITRRERIEY
- the ngcE gene encoding N-acetylglucosamine/diacetylchitobiose ABC transporter substrate-binding protein — encoded protein: MAVIPENPADLSRRSLLRRAAAAGLLVTPAAGLLSACAGSEPAKSTESGGGTTSADNPFGVKDGSAVKVVIFNGGLGDQWAKEDKVVFNGKHPNVTVNMSSTQKIKTEEQPKMATQPSDLVMNSGADMMDISTLINEGAIEPLDDVLAAPAWEGGGTVGDTLLPGTREDGTFDGKFYVVNVAFTVWGNWYNGALFDKEGWTPPTTFDEFFALAPKIKAKGIAPYVHDAVHGYYPRWALMATIWKSAGKQAVVDIDNLKENAWKADGILPALQAWEKLVKDKLLLPGKLNHTQSQQAWLDGKAAFIQVGTWLKNEMASTIPPGFEMKLSDYWGLGASDKAPKDVFAGAGEGLVVPSKAPNKAAAKEFLRAVLSKAGSAKYAELTKSLASTKGSGDNVQDSALSTANELMKNAPKDLIKTKFWDFYADLDKESQNLSEELMAGRLTAQQFVDRMQQAADKVAKDSSIKKQTRTA
- a CDS encoding MurR/RpiR family transcriptional regulator; this translates as MAEHEVDTGAGTALVDADVAERRGATGATVAEGVLVRVRAGTEELTGALRRVAEHVLSDPEAAARATIVELAERSGTSPATITRFCRAMGFDGYADLRLGIAAETGRARSAGWTVDIGREIEPGDPLSRVLDQIMAADTRAMHDTAARLDLAEVERAATAIAGATRVAIFGAGGSALVGTEMQASLHRIGVAVWAWSDVHEGLAGAALLGPGDVGLGVSHTGQTRETIEMLAEAGSRGATTVALTGFPRSPLAELADVVLLTASQATSFRPDALSARHPQLVVLDLLYIAVAQRTHDRAHAAFRRTAQAVDGHKAAKGVTP